The genomic interval TCTCCTATTTCACATTTCTGAATGCTGTTAAATTCCCACCTCTGATCTAATAGTGATGGCTGATATTTAGAATTAATGATATCTTCATTCTTCTTGTAGTGCTACTTAAAAGATTGTAATGGTCAATTGTTAATCTCTTGATTTGTCACCATTTCTGTACTTGTTCACTGGTCTCCACTGCTGTCAAGTGCTCATGTCAGGTGATGAGAAGCCTGAGACTACTCTTTTAAGCCTCTTCCTATTTAAGTCAGATTCAGGATTTGGTATTGCAAGCTCTGCTGTGGTAATGACCTTGTAGCAGCTGAGACAGATGTTTGAAatgtttctgattttatttatcaATTGGAATTTAGggtaatattttgtttctttcaaacagTGACTTATTTTAGACTAAACCAGAATTTTGTCTAGGTGAGCTGTGAATTAAAGTTTAGAATCTTAACCagtcctgctgccttccagtTCCAGTGGGATTATTACAATTATCACAATTAAAATGTTGGCTTTTAAGAccaaagtaaaattttattgTTGTGGCCTTTTTCTGTGAgctgttttcttgcatttttgaaaAAGCCTAGTAAAGGTAACTAAGTAATCTAGAAATGTGAGATTCTAGGGTCTGTAGGGATAAGAAACAGACTATCTTTGATTACTTTGTGTTAAAAATGAGTTTACCTCAAAGTTGTCAAAGAATTTTGAGATTATTAGTGACATACTTGCCTTGATGCAGGAGGCCATGTTCCATGGGTTGTCATCCTCCACATGTCCAAGACTATTCTTCCTCAAACTTCCATTGGGTTTCTGTCTTAGCCTGtactttttaataatttgtttcatGATTCTGTCCTCTCTTGTTTGATATAAAAACTGATTTGAGAATTAAAGTTCTTCTTAGCTGAATTTAGAGATTTTACATCAATTTAGTACTGGaactttttttaagataaatgtTTTGAATCAAGATGGTTGACTTAaacttttgattttgtttttttttcttgctagtCATGACAGAACAATGCAAGATATTGTTTACAAACTTGTGCCAGGCCTCCAAGAAGGTAAGTTGTGGTATGACCTTTTTTAGAGGTTGTTTTGCACACACTTCTtcaacacttttaaaaaaaaaaaaaaagtttcaggtGATGAAAATGCAGGGAGGGAACTGAGGAAAAATACAACGGAAAACTGTATTCcttcatttttgtaatttctagTGATAAACTTAATTTCATACCTGTACTAGCAAGcagttggggggggggtggggagggggggaggaaagATTGGGTATTTCTTCGAAAAGTAGTATTATGTAAAGCAGAATAGTAGTTCAGCTTTTGAATGTTGGCACACTGTAGCTCtcatttgttcttgttaaaCTGTGTACGTAAACCTGTTGTGCCAGCTCTCTAGAATTCTCAGAGGTAGAATGTAATGCAGAACAGCTTTTAGTTTCAGTGAAGTTTCTGCTACTGTGTTGAGCCCTTTCTTAGGAGGTAACTTTCAATTTATGTTTTCATAATCCTCTTTGAGACTGAATCTGTTCAGCTAAAGTAGTACTTTATAATAACTGcttagtaatttttttgtcttaatgTATGttacaattttcatttaaatagagAATTTTAATCCATTTAAGCTGCAAAACTAGAACAATCTCAAACATCTATAAGattatttaaaagttatttctagcataatgaaaaacagaactgtaaataaaaattcaaaaacaATGGTTTGACTGAAAATATTGGTGGGGGGATTCAAAATAAggtacagtattttaaatacaatctAATTCTAATAGGAATGCTATAATAGTAGCTATGCAGATGACTTTGTAGTATTCCAACTCTGAAAAATACAGGCATGACTTGATGCAATACTAAAGATGGAAGAGTAGTAAATACTGACAATACCACTATTTGTTGGCAAGCTTGTTTCACTTAACAAGGAAGGGATTTGGAATAACTTCATAAATATTGCATTAGAACTTTATTACAGGGATTaatatttacaattttaaacagcggaaatgaaaaagcaaagggaGTTCTATCACAAACTGGGCATGGAAGTTCCAGGGGACATCAAAGGGGAGACATGTTCTACAAAACAGCACCTAGATTCGCATCGAAATGGTAAATGGTCCTTTATTTATTCTGTCTTGGGTGGGTGATGGCTAGTAAATTGATGAACAGACCTGTTGGAGGTATGTGCCTAGTCGGTTTATTACAGTTACAGTTGTTTTATAACACTGCACAATACAGTGAGTGTAGGCTTGTTGCTTTGTTCCTTATTTGTGCacagagtctttttttttcttgctggtcATAGCATATTACTTCGTGGTGAAGGAGATCTCCATAGTAATGCCTACATGGGAACTCTCCGAAAATACCCAGCTTCTGGGCTGCTAGCAGTTGAACTGAAGGCTGTGCTCTGTATGTATGCATGGGGCTGTTGGCTGTTGGTGTTGCCTAAGCAGATAAGCACAATTTAGGAAGAGCAAAGTTTATTCTATACTGCAGTCCTGAGCTGTGCTGTTTTAATCATATTAGCATTACAAGCTGCTGCTGAGTGTTATCCCATATATCTGGTTTCTTATCTAAGGTGAAACTAAAACTGATGAAAATTCAAACAAAGAAACTTCtgaggaaaaacaggaagaagatAATGACTACCACCGAAGCGACGAACAGGTGAGCTCATAGGACATGTTTTAGTTTTATCTTGTATTTTAGCTTTAGTGCTTTGGTAAGctaacagagaagaaaaacaactgtttcaagttacttttttttgtcctctgaTACAAACATGACACAGTGTTGCCCAGTGGTTTTGTGTAAACATGAGTTTCATCTTTCAGTTTTCGCCGGAATGGAGAACACATTAAAGACATTTGCATTAAGATTTGATAGTATTGACTGTCATTTATGAGTTTCCAAAGTTTCAGGTTATTTGGCCCTCCCCTTCTGAAGGAGTGTATCCCAGTGTTATTGTGATACATTGAGCTGCATGTGTACTAATAATTATGAATAAAACCTTTTGCACTTCACTAACttactatttattttgttttaaacctcCGATACTAAGACAGTGTTAGCCCTATACCATAAAAACAGCCAGGAAGTTCACTGTTAAGTTTTAAACACAAAGCATGTTTGAAAGTGAAATCTTCTTTTGGGATAAAAAAGCTATCCCTTTTATGTTTTCCTGTTATGTGTGTCCAGAGTAAATTAAACTtggattaattttcttttcaattataaTGTAAGGGAACTTGCAAAGGGATTGTACCTAGTACTAGGTCCTCTTAGTGCATAAAGTAAATCATCACAAAGAACTTAGGCTGAGTAATGTACAGCTGGATGAGAAAAGAAGTGAGAATTGAAGCATAGAAATTAGAGACACCTTTTGGGGGGATAATctttagaattttaaaaatttgttagGTCTTCTGTATccattcttttaaaactttaataCATGTTTAAGAGAGAATTTAAAGTTCTGTTTTAAACTGGATTTAACAGTTGcattaaaagcaagaaattttGTTAGAACTAATCATTAAAAATTGGCAATGGTATTCTTACTGTTTATCTTACTCCAGCTTTTGACATAGGGTCCTCTTGAGCTATTGGCAGCCTGTGATTTTGGACTGGAGCAGCCTTATTCCAACATCAAAAATCCTTTCTTGAAGTTTTTTGTCTAGATCCGTTTTGGTTGCAGTAGTGCTTATCACTAAACTGACAAGAtgttagaaaatgttttctttaatagtACTACAGGCATTTCAGTTTAAGGAATAATAGTACGGTACTTTTTCACTTTGTACTAATAAAAACTGCATATGGAATATAGAATGAGGGCTGCAGAAAATTGTTCCAGCCAACCCTgactgtttgctttttcctgaagGTAAGCATCTGCTTGGAATGCAATAGCAGCAAATTGCGTGGATTGAAACGAAAGTGGATTCGCTGCTCAGCACAAGCAACAGTCTtgcatctaaagaagttcatTGCCAAAAAACTTAACCTTTCGTCTTTTAATGaggtaatattttaattttttaaaatgattttgcaGATATAAAAACCTTCTGAAAAGTGTGGGATTGTTCCTTTGCAAAGGAATGGTTTTTTTAGTCTgatttgtattttcagaaaacagaagcataCACCATTTCTTGAATTATATGTTACATAGacattttcttgtcctttcttGGATCTATACAAGACTTGCCACTTAGTTTGCAGTGTGTCTTTTCATGTCCATATATAAATACTTGAGCTAAAAGGTTTGTTTCTGTGCTTCCACATGTGTTGAAATGAGCTCTGGCAAGGTGCTTTGTTTGACAGCTTGTAGTCAGGTATACCCCACCCTTTCAGAGATTTCACACTCAGTGCAGGGGACAGGCAGTAACAAACACTTTACCACTACTGAAGCCCAGTTTAAGAGAAAGCAGCCcaaatattttgttcctttccaTGCTCTCAGTGAAGCTCAACCTGAAGTTGCTGCCTCCTATGGGCAGAGTGTTATCAGATACCtacttttcccttcctttgcaGGGAATACTTGGAATCATGGGAACAATTTATGGTGAAAGGTACAGAAAGAAAGGCAATTCTTTGCACTTCTAGTTCAGGTTCGAAATTAACAGTGGCGAACATATGAATGCAGACTCTGCTTACCGCTTTCCTGGGTCTTGGTCACAGTCTCTAGACATCTCAAATGACTCTCAGGTTGACGTCTCCCAACCCCACATTATGTCACTGATTCACTGAATTTCATTAAGGCTTTTCATTCAAATCAAATCATCTGCTTTCCAGTCTGATGTGTCGACACCTTTCTGCTCAAACTTTTCAATGGCCAATTTGCATCTGTATCACTCTTCCTTCCTAGCTTCTGTACCCTTCAAACCAACACTCTGTCTTATGGTTGGAGTATGTCCCCAAACTCTGCTAgtctttctgaaacaaaactgtaTCTCCTGTCTTGTCCTCAGCTGGCTCCGAAGTGGTTGACTCCTGGCTGTAGCCCAGCAGCAGCATAGCTACCATCACTGTTCAAAAGGGggtattttttgtgtgtatgtgtttaaGCCCTCCATTCCACTGTGTCAGTCTGTGATTTAACAACCTGCTTGGCTTTTACTGAAGGAACAAACTTTCAGGACTACTGTTTATTCTTTGTCATCCCTCTCTACTGTCTTAAAGGTACATAAATTGTGGTGTAATCAGTGTACCAGTATTAGGTAATGGTTACATTGTAGAAGGATTTAAGCTTGTGGGCACTTGGTTGATTGCTATAGACTGTTACAGGTTTCAGTTATTGCCAATTAGATAAGCCATGTAAGTGGACTGCATGCGCATTCAGGCCTTTCTGGGTTATGCAGTAAATCATTGTTAATATAAGCCACCTTGGTGGAACTTACTGTTTTCATGCATTTTCCCTGTTTTAGTTCATGTTCACCTATTGTAGTTCAGCTGATTAGTAGTCATATGATCCTCATGTTTTTATGTTTATATCCTCACTGTTTCTAATATCAAGATTTTTCAATGCTGAgatagaaaagtaaaaatagctATTGAGTATCTGCAAAGAACTCATAAATACAGTATATAAGGTGGCCAacagttttttgggttttttttagatgtATCCTTGTAGCAGAAAGCCACGTGGCTGGTgttaggtaaaaaaaaaaaaatcatagtatGTAAGTGACAGAGCTGTCTTTGAGATTTGGGAATTCTGTCTCCTTGATCATTTTATTGGGCCTTTTTACAAGcataaaagctttcagaaaaaggCATTAGTACTGCTTGGGAAGCTAAATCAAACAGTTAGGTCCAGTTCACGCAGTATTGCCTAGGTAGGCACAGACATGGTCTTTCAGCACTTTATGATGAGAAAAGAtactctctcttctttccctgtaCTATTTTTGTCTGCAGAGCAACTGCAAGATGAACGGTTCCAGtgtcttcagaggaaaaaaaatcttgacaaACATTTGTAGTATTATCTGAAATACGTTGTTTCATGTACTGTGTCCCAATGAATTAACTGTCATCTTTGTTTTGTCAGCTGGACATATTATGCAATGAAGAGATTCTTGGCAAGGACCACACACTCAAGTTCGTAGTTGTTACTAGATGGAGATTTAAGGTATGACACAGTGATTCCAAGTAAATCATGAACTGgccaaataaaatgtttataaaatagGCATCATTTGGAACTATAGTGCAGTAACTGCAAACTCGATAAGATAGTTTAATAAATATCTAATACAGCATCCTTAAACACCAagtattaattttgtttccaagaaaatgaaagaaaggggGAATAAGTGTTAATTGCAAGGGAAAAGGGAACACTGCATCAACTGTCAAATTATTATCAAGTCTGGCAAAGGAAGTGGAAGCCACaacaaagtattatttttagctttttcagGTAAAACTGCTTTTAATCCACATAGGTGGGGAAATTGATTGTGATGCAGAAAAGGTAGACATTTTCAACACAGTTCTCTTCTGTAGCTCAAGAAGACTATTTTACCTCTAAAGGAGAGGCAGTAATTGCCATGCTTGTCTGCCTTAGTTAAGGAAACTTTTAGAAGCATTTAGTAGGCATAAACTAGGCTGGTTAAAAATGTTTGAGTACATCTTTAAACAACTTCCTTGAAACTGAATAGTAAACAGTGGAACATTCATTTTCAGTATTATCGCATTAATAACGGCAACTCAAGTGAAATGGGTGTAAGGATGAATTGCAAATTTGAACACTTAGGAGGCAAGTCACACTAGAGCCAGTGTATGTGTTTTTGGGGATATTTGAAGTATGAGTTAGTATTCATAATGGACAAGCTACACAGTCCGAGCTTACAGCGTACCCTCAGGTAGAACCGCTTGATGGCTTTGGATACCTATCTAGAAGAGGTCCAAGTGGGAGTAGGGAACCgtttttctgtcttcatgtagaaaaataattgaCTTGCATAGTGTCACAGGATAGAAGTCAATGGTCAGTCTTTGAAATGCAGAGAGGTCATGAGTGGAATCCTACTGGAATCTGTTTTATATGATGTTCCTGAATGACCTGGAAAGGGATTTGAGCAGTGCAGTAACAGTGCACTGACAACATTGTGGTTATTTAGGATAGTGAAGACAGATTGATGACAAAGGATTGAAGCAAGCTTTAGTGACAGGTGATTAATAGGCACCTTATGTTAgggattttttggggggaggggagagggagggtaGGCAGAGAGAAGAGAACCAAACAAGAGCATCAATTGATGTGCATCTGTACAAGTTTACTGTTCACTTTTATCATGGAAATCTATGCAATTGTGTGTCACATGGAAAAGGGAACTGTAAACTGCCTTCTCATGTGAAAGAGGTGGGTGTTGTAAAATGAACCTGTGAGGTGGGAGGTCCAGAACAAACAAGAGGAATCAGTTCTTTACATGAGACGCAGAACTCCTTGGTGCAGGATGTTGTTAGAAGTTTACCTATTTGTAAAAAAGCAATGGATACACTCACAGAAGAGGAATCAAATGAGAGCTGTTAAATAGGAAGTACCACATATTCTTACGCTGTTTTCTACACATCCACATTTTTCCCTTACTGGGAATGGGTTTTCCAAGTTAAACAGACCTGGTAGAACTGATCTTAAGGTGATCAGCTCCTGAGACAAAAGGGGAAGGATTCTTCGTCTCTTGTTTGAGCTCCACAGATGACATTGCATCTTGTCTTTGTCTTGGTGAAATTTTGATGGGTCAGATAGCTACTCTGATAGTTCATTTAAGCTTTAGTTTATGAAACAAAAGTTTTGCCTACTGAACACATTAGTTCTGGTGTTGTTTCTTAACTTATTTGATATTTCTGTCTTGCAGAAAGCACCTTTACTGCTACATTACAGACCCAAAATGGACTTGCTGTAAGAGAACTTTATTGTCCTTCTGGACAGAGTTTTTTGCAGAGACTATCATCTGGCACCTTCTTAGTGCATCACTAATCACATGACACAAACCAGCCGAATAATTTTGGAAGACTGTAGTGCTTTCATAGCAGACTGTCCTTCTGAATATTTCTTCTAGGGATGTGTTACCTAGATTTCtggacagaaaatatttatactttttttgtACGGAAGAAAGAAGTCACGACTCAACAAGACACTACCAGCACTAAGTTTACAGATACTGAAAACACTTCACAGTTCCATGTAGCTCAGTCTGATTTATCTCTTACAgttatacagaaataatttagaatGTTGTGGGGTGATTTAAAAAAGTTGCTTTTGACACCAAGTTGCATTTAGTTACTTTTCACATTCTGAACCTTTAAAAACTATATTTTTGCAAAGTGTTACTGTCTTATATAGTATGCCTGATTGCATTGGCTTTATTCAAGCTGTTCTGTAGAGCATTGAACATACTTAATGATATAGTGACTCGTGATAATTGATTATGCTGCAgtgaaaacttctgaaaatctgggAAACCAATAAGTTTGTCATTTTTGCCCAGTTATTGCTCTCCCTCACTTTGTGTTTTAGTAAAGTTTTGATACTCCCCTATGCATGTTGATTTGGTAAGATTAATAGAAGTAATTTCAGTTGATTTTAATGTGCCCTGATATTCTGCTGTGGTATAAATTGCACCACATAATGCCAAATACTCAAAAGTGCTAGATTTGtgaacttcttaaaaaaataaacatttcttatGTAGTTGTGGCTTgcagaaatctatttttaatttagagaGAATTTGCTTTCACTAACTATTGAAATACTGGCTCTTGGGCAACTTTGGGTGATATTGCACAGTTTTCACTTCACTGATTAAAAATTCCTCAGATCATTATAAGCAGCTTTAAATTTCCTTTACCTGTTTTCTTATGAAACTATAGCATTTTCTTTACCACAATTCCTAGCTgtcgggggggggtggggtgggtgggggtgggtggagTCAAACAAGATTATTTTAGCACCTTCTGGCCTTAACTGATAATTTTGTTTGCATCAGCCCTAATGGATGCAAGGTAGTACACAAGCATGTACATATGTGTGCATACATCTATACACACATACAACTATGTTGTTATAGACTATATGTGTTATAGAATGCACCCTCAATAGCACTTAGCAGGGTTCACTGCACTGTTTGTAAGGCTTTTTGAAATagttggctttttaaaaacagtagtTGAAAGTGATTTCTGCAAGCTGTATACAGTATAGGAGATATGGAATGATTGTGAGAGTATTTGTCTGGCACAGGTGTCAAGTCACTGAAAACAGGCTATGCCATATTATTGGTAGCTGGAAATAGTTAACCTTCTAATTTGGAAGAGTTTTCCAGTCAGCTGAAAATGCTAGTTCCTATTCCTATTATTAAACCCTGTTATTTTTTTGATAAATTGTCTTTGGATAAGAAAATAAGTTTGCCTGTAACTGCCCTGCTTCGTCTAGCTgtgctccttcccctcttctgcTAGAAAGTATTACCTATTACTTGGTAACAGGAAGCTGATACTGCAAGAGGTTTATCCAAACATTTTAaatcctcttcctcttcttgaGTTTTCAAAGCACCACATTCCTCAGCGTGTGTCCcattatttccttctttggaGACTTCAGTCCTCCTttctcagctgtgctgcagcagaagggatGCTCCAACTTGTGTTTACCTTTGGAAACAGGTTTCatcatttttaattgcagtcACAGATGTGAATGGGAAGGAAATCAAGAAGTATGTGAGCAGAGAATGAAAGGGAGAGAGTCTACTGAAATGTGGAGATGGAAAGGAGAGCCACACAAAGGCCAAAAAGTGCTGCTGTCCTTTCAGATGAGGGTATAGGATAGCTGCATCTGAATGTTGGAGTTAAGCAGAACTCCACATCCGGCCTGGGTGGCTGGGTTTGTGTGGGGGGgagtgtgtgcatgcatatgACCAATGGAATAGAACTTGGCTCTGGTTTTGTCTAACTGTTTGTGGACTCAGATGTATGTGTGTTAGCTTTTTTCTATCCTTAAAATTACTTAAACTGGCAGAAGAGAACAAATGAGATCATGGGTCTGCCATTTTTATAATCTTTTCATGAAACAGTGAATGCAGGTGGTATGGATGTGTACACAAACCAACACACTGGGCCCTTCTGGAGCTGTTTATGTGGTTGTTACTGTCCTAGTGTAAATAAGGGACTGGCTCTAGCCATTGAGGCACTGAGAGTATGAATGTACCTGATGTAGACATAAAATTAAAGCTGCCAGACAGCATACTGATAAACCACCTTAATcaggatatatatatatacacataaaaacaaatacatatatatatgtgagATCTGTCTACCTCAGAATGTGTGTACTGCAGAAACTTTTTGTACGACTAGATATTGATGCAGTGCTGTTAAAGTACATTGGGGTTTTAGtactttcttctgtatttgtgcAACTGAGAAATTGGTTACGAACACGCAAATTCAGAAGCCTTTCAAATCTCTCTTGCTGTAACAATCTACAGTAcagaatatgtatttataaGTTTATAACCATCTTCAGAATCACTTGAATTTGTTATGGTGCTATCAATATattgaaaaatctgtttatacCTATATGGATACATAAATTCAAGTCAGTGTTAATACCtacagctgttttttttcctcataattgTGTGTAACTGCTTTTGCAATGTGTTTAATCTGATAAAACTTCaccagtaaaaagaaaaaaaaatacaaaaccacccagttatttttctaaatcaCATCTCACAACATCTTCACTACAGAAACTCTTTCCCTCAGGACGGATGGGACTGTGTCTGGACCATATGTTTATTTCCTTTAGCCTTGCTAAAAGACTACAATGCAATTGAGTTGAGGTCAGAGGGAGGTCTCCTTTGGGTCAGAGCCTTGTTTCACTTCTGTGAAGCTTAAGAGACAGTTAATTTATATCAAGATTATGTTGGGTATAATAACCCTGATACTGTTCAAAGTTGGACTAGAAGTTAGACTCAGCATAGATATCTCTAAGTCCTAGTGAGATCATGTTAGTTTATTTTGGCTTTCGTGAAGATGCCATTACTGTGAAGTAGTTTTCACAATTGCTTACGCTGGTAGATAATTGCAGTAAAGAAGTACCTTGTTGCATTATCCTCAACAGCAATGAGACTGATGAATCACCCAGGCTTAGAGTCTCATTAAATatagtttcattaaaaat from Gavia stellata isolate bGavSte3 chromosome Z, bGavSte3.hap2, whole genome shotgun sequence carries:
- the PCGF3 gene encoding polycomb group RING finger protein 3 isoform X2, producing MLTRKIKLWDINAHITCRLCNGYLIDATTVTECLHTFCRSCLVKYLEENNTCPTCRIVIHQSHPLQYIGHDRTMQDIVYKLVPGLQEAEMKKQREFYHKLGMEVPGDIKGETCSTKQHLDSHRNGETKTDENSNKETSEEKQEEDNDYHRSDEQVSICLECNSSKLRGLKRKWIRCSAQATVLHLKKFIAKKLNLSSFNELDILCNEEILGKDHTLKFVVVTRWRFKKAPLLLHYRPKMDLL
- the PCGF3 gene encoding polycomb group RING finger protein 3 isoform X1 gives rise to the protein MSFLQTPKMLTRKIKLWDINAHITCRLCNGYLIDATTVTECLHTFCRSCLVKYLEENNTCPTCRIVIHQSHPLQYIGHDRTMQDIVYKLVPGLQEAEMKKQREFYHKLGMEVPGDIKGETCSTKQHLDSHRNGETKTDENSNKETSEEKQEEDNDYHRSDEQVSICLECNSSKLRGLKRKWIRCSAQATVLHLKKFIAKKLNLSSFNELDILCNEEILGKDHTLKFVVVTRWRFKKAPLLLHYRPKMDLL